From the Cryptomeria japonica chromosome 2, Sugi_1.0, whole genome shotgun sequence genome, one window contains:
- the LOC131030504 gene encoding protein DMP4 translates to METQMGAEKMGLLEQGMTEEGRKSMIEKLLRQTFASTAHLANLLPTGTLLAFQVLVPIFSNDGQCDMISRFMTESLVFLCGISCFLACFTDSFRGSDGKIYYGIATPKGLWTFEYVSNHDDLAEEEDGKYQLRFLDFIHAVLSALVFFAFALLDDKVVSCLYPSPPEEAAELLDVVPIGIAVISSLLFVVFPTTRHGIGYPVSPI, encoded by the coding sequence atggaaacccaaatgggtgcAGAGAAAATGGGTCTTCTGGAACAGGGGATGACAGAAGAGGGGAGGAAGAGCATGATTGAGAAGCTTCTGAGGCAGACATTTGCAAGCACTGCACATCTTGCAAACCTCCTTCCAACAGGGACTCTCCTGGCCTTTCAAGTTCTGGTCCCCATTTTCTCCAATGATGGCCAATGTGATATGATTAGCCGTTTCATGACAGAATCCCTTGTTTTTCTCTGTGGCATCTCTTGCTTTCTTGCCTGTTTCACTGATAGCTTCAGGGGCTCTGATGGTAAGATCTACTATGGGATTGCCACTCCCAAAGGGCTATGGACGTTTGAGTATGTGAGCAACCATGATGATTTAGCAGAGGAAGAAGATGGCAAATATCAGCTTCGCTTTCTTGATTTCATCCATGCAGTGCTCTCTGCTTTGGTGTTTTTTGCTTTTGCTCTTTTGGATGATAAGGTGGTGAGTTGTTTGTATCCTTCGCCTCCAGAGGAGGCAGCAGAGCTCTTGGATGTTGTTCCAATTGGTATTGCTGTAATTAGCAGCCTGCTTTTCGTTGTGTTTCCCACAACTCGGCATGGAATTGGGTATCCTGTATCACCCATTTGA